The following nucleotide sequence is from Syntrophorhabdaceae bacterium.
GCCTTCGGCGCCGCGGTATCCGGAAAGAAGGCAGCCTGCATGATGAAGCAGGTCGGTCTTAATGTGGCCTTTCCCTCCCTCCTCGCCGGGAAAGGCAAGCCCATCGACGGCGCCCTCGTGATCGTCTCGTGCGACGACCCCGGCCCCCAGTCTTCCCAGACCGAGCAGGACACCCGTCTCCTTGCCGCCCTCTTCGGCATCATCGTATTCGATCCCGCCTCTCCTGTGGAGGCAGCAGACGTCGCATATTACGCAATGCAATACTCATTCGAGAAAAAGGTGCCGGTAATTATCCGCTCCACCCACAGGGTAAGCCATGCCCGTGAGGCCATACCTCTTTATCCCGCGGGTGAGCGAAAACCGGTCATCCACGAGGGAGTGGCCGACAACCATGAGAGCGGCGCCGGATTCGGTATCGTGGCCTCGGGAATGAGCTATTCGATTGCATCGGACGTGGTGAAAGGCCTTTCCCTTCAGCCTGAGCCCCCTGTCTACAAGGTGACCAGGGTCTTTCCCATGGATCCCGGCCTACGAGCCTTTGTCAAAAATCATGAGCGCGTACTGGTCCTCGAAGAGACGGACAGCGTGCTGGAGGCGCTCATCGGCAACGGTGGCAAAATATTCGGCAGGGCGAACGGATATGTGCCCGGAGCAGGAGAGCTGACCTACGACGTGGTGCGCGAAATTATCGAAAAGATCGCCCGCGAGATGAAGATCGCGGACCTGAAATTCTCTCCCGACAATACAATTGAAAAAGCGCTTCAGAATGCAAAGTTCCCTTCAAGACCACCCAAGCTCTGCTCGGGATGCCCCCACAGGGCCAGCTTCTATGCGATGCGCCATGCCTTCCCCAAGGCTGTATTTCCCGGCGATATCGGCTGCTATACCCTGGGCATTTCAATGGGGGCCGTGGATACATGCATCGATATGGGCGGCGCAGTCACTATGGCCTCCGGCTTCTACGACACCTTTCATCAGGACGGGACGCTCATCCCCATCATCGCCTCCGTCGGAGACTCTACCTTTTTCCATGCCTGTCTCGAGCCCCTCTATGATGCGGTGAAGAAAAAGAAGAAGTTCGTCCTCGTGATCATGGACAATTCCACCACCGCCATGACCGGTATGCAGCCCACGCCCCAATCGGGCGTCACCGCGGGCGGCGCTCCTGCCGGAGTGGTGAAGATCGAGGACGTCGTCACCGGCTTCGGAGTCGAATTCATGAAAATTCTCGACCCTTACGACGTGCCCCTCACGGTGAAGACGTTAAAAGAGGCCTTCACCTTTCTTCAGGAGCAGGAGAAAGGCCCGGCGATCATTATCGCCAGGCGGGAATGTCTCCTTTATGCGAAGCCGAAGGAGGACGAGACCTTCGAGTTCTCACAGATCGAGGACGAATGCACGGGATGCGGCCACTGTGTCGACCGCTTCGGGTGCCCTGCCCTGGTCTTTGACGATACGAAAAAAAGAGTAAAGGTGGACGAAGGACTCTGCGTCCGTTGCGGGATCTGCCTGCTTGCGTGCCCGCCGCGCAGAAAGAAACATGGAATTCGTATGTAAGCCTCACAAAAAACCACACAAGGGGGACGTATGAAACGCTTTATCCCAGCCATTCTCATTTCATTCCTCGTGCTCGCCCTTTTCCAGGTGACGGTCTCTCAGTCACAGGCGGCCGAACCGATTAAGATCGGCATCATCGACACCTATACCGGCCCTGCCACTACCTATACCCAGGATGTCCTCGACGGCTTCAAGATTGCCGTCAATGAGGTAAACGCGAAGGGAGGGGTATTGGGAAGAAAGATCGAGTTCGTGATACGGGATGATAAATTCAAACCCGATATCGCCCTCGCCATGGCAAAAGAGCTTGTCTTGAGAGAGAAGGTCAATATCATCATGGGCTCCACCAACTCGGGAGGTGCCCTTGCCGTCTCCGATTTCGCGAGAAAAGAGAAGATCCCCTGGATCGTGAGCGATGCAAAAAGCGAGAAGATCGTAGGCGAGAGGGGACACCGCTACGTCTTCAGCACCAATGAGAATACTGCCATGATCGGGAGGGCGACCGCCGTCGCGCTTTCGAAGAAACCTTATACGAAATACTGGATCGCAGGAGAAGATTATGAGTTCGGCCATGCCTGCGCCGACGCCATATGGAACCATTTGAAGGTATTGAAACCGAATGTCCAGCTCCTGGGCCAGTCGTGGAGAAAGGTGGGGGAGACGGACCTTACCCCTTATCTGAGCCCGATCCTTCAGGCCAAGCCGGACTGCCTTATCAGCGCCTCAGGCGGTGGAGGAGTGACGAATTTCCTGAAAGCGGTAAAAGCCATGGGACTCGAGAAGAAGCTCCCCATCTACCAGCACTATGCCACCGACACGATAGCCCTTGCCCCTCTCGGAGCCGATGCCCCTGAGGGCATCATGGGAAGCTCGAGCTACCACTTCTACTTCCCGAACACCCCCGCCAACAAGGCTTTCACCGACGAGTTCCGCAAGGCTTATAAGAGATATCCGGGCTCGACCGCACTTTACGGCTACATTACCGGCATCTTCATTGCCAAGGCATATGAAAAGGCGAAGTCGATCAATACGGAGAAGTTCATCGACGCCCTCGAGGGTCTCACGATCGAAAGCCCCATAGGCAAGCTCGAGATGCGCGCCTGCGACCACCAGGTGACCCTGCCCATGTACTACGGGATCACCAAAAAGACCAACGGGTACGACTTCCTGATCGGCTCCGACATCGTCACCATCCCGGCAAAAGATTACCTGCCGAGCTGCGATGAGATGATGAAGGTAAGAAAGTAGCGCCCCCATTAAAGTCAAAAAGAGTCTGCGCCCCGCCTGAGAACATCGGGGCGCAGACCTCTCGCATAAATATTTCGTCGCCCCTGCACAGCCTCTGCAGTCCATCGTCTGTCACACACCAGGCCCTTCGTCATTATCTGCCTTTTCATATCGGTCAAATTAATGAGCAGGCGACAAAGATGCAATTATAATACATTGACTCAGGATTATTTGAGTGATTCGGCGGGCGACCGAAAAGCCTTGCGGGTCGGGGAGCCACGGGGCCGGGAGGGCTTTATACCTCAAGCTTCGGCTGCGCCCATTACCCGCTAAAAGACTGTTCGTCCGGCACTCAGCCACCCAACTCGTCGCACCTCCTCACGCACGGGTGGCTGTCCTTCGGAGCGTTTCTCCTCACCGAACGGGTGATCCAATGTGCTCGCAAGGCGCGTGAGGTATAAAACCCTCCCGGCCCCGTGAAGCAGAATCGAGGAA
It contains:
- a CDS encoding thiamine pyrophosphate-dependent enzyme → MILIYAGTTRQGPLGLVREARMKAVQKEVMIGNWGIARGLVEAGLELAAAYPGTPSSEIIPGIVEFNKRDKGSIHAEWATNERCAFEVAFGAAVSGKKAACMMKQVGLNVAFPSLLAGKGKPIDGALVIVSCDDPGPQSSQTEQDTRLLAALFGIIVFDPASPVEAADVAYYAMQYSFEKKVPVIIRSTHRVSHAREAIPLYPAGERKPVIHEGVADNHESGAGFGIVASGMSYSIASDVVKGLSLQPEPPVYKVTRVFPMDPGLRAFVKNHERVLVLEETDSVLEALIGNGGKIFGRANGYVPGAGELTYDVVREIIEKIAREMKIADLKFSPDNTIEKALQNAKFPSRPPKLCSGCPHRASFYAMRHAFPKAVFPGDIGCYTLGISMGAVDTCIDMGGAVTMASGFYDTFHQDGTLIPIIASVGDSTFFHACLEPLYDAVKKKKKFVLVIMDNSTTAMTGMQPTPQSGVTAGGAPAGVVKIEDVVTGFGVEFMKILDPYDVPLTVKTLKEAFTFLQEQEKGPAIIIARRECLLYAKPKEDETFEFSQIEDECTGCGHCVDRFGCPALVFDDTKKRVKVDEGLCVRCGICLLACPPRRKKHGIRM
- a CDS encoding ABC transporter substrate-binding protein; the protein is MKRFIPAILISFLVLALFQVTVSQSQAAEPIKIGIIDTYTGPATTYTQDVLDGFKIAVNEVNAKGGVLGRKIEFVIRDDKFKPDIALAMAKELVLREKVNIIMGSTNSGGALAVSDFARKEKIPWIVSDAKSEKIVGERGHRYVFSTNENTAMIGRATAVALSKKPYTKYWIAGEDYEFGHACADAIWNHLKVLKPNVQLLGQSWRKVGETDLTPYLSPILQAKPDCLISASGGGGVTNFLKAVKAMGLEKKLPIYQHYATDTIALAPLGADAPEGIMGSSSYHFYFPNTPANKAFTDEFRKAYKRYPGSTALYGYITGIFIAKAYEKAKSINTEKFIDALEGLTIESPIGKLEMRACDHQVTLPMYYGITKKTNGYDFLIGSDIVTIPAKDYLPSCDEMMKVRK